A genome region from Pseudomonas helmanticensis includes the following:
- a CDS encoding AAA family ATPase: MQRVMIVGQPGSGKSTLARELGQRTGLPVVHIDTIHWQPGWIERSRDEKTQLCLDVEAQDFWIFEGGHSATWDNRMARADLLIWIDRSATLRFLRVLRRTLLQRGQSRPDLPENCPERLANLPEFFKFMWRTKKSAREKMQQLVATAPTACRVVCLRSNRDTGTFLASVGHSTAQAPRD; the protein is encoded by the coding sequence ATGCAACGGGTGATGATTGTCGGTCAACCTGGGTCAGGCAAAAGCACTTTGGCACGTGAGCTAGGTCAGCGCACGGGCTTGCCGGTCGTTCATATCGACACCATCCACTGGCAGCCAGGGTGGATCGAACGAAGCCGGGACGAGAAGACGCAGCTTTGTCTGGATGTAGAGGCCCAAGATTTCTGGATATTCGAAGGTGGACATTCAGCCACTTGGGACAACCGGATGGCCCGTGCTGATCTTTTGATCTGGATTGATCGTTCGGCGACGCTTCGATTCCTGCGAGTACTACGTAGAACGCTGCTCCAACGCGGTCAATCTCGGCCCGATTTGCCTGAGAACTGCCCCGAGCGACTGGCGAACCTTCCGGAGTTTTTTAAATTCATGTGGCGGACGAAAAAATCAGCGCGAGAAAAGATGCAGCAACTGGTGGCAACAGCGCCAACAGCTTGTCGCGTGGTTTGTCTGCGGTCTAATCGAGATACCGGCACTTTTCTCGCGAGCGTGGGACATTCGACTGCCCAGGCTCCGCGAGATTGA
- a CDS encoding Lrp/AsnC family transcriptional regulator — protein sequence MDRIDRNILAELQKDGRLSVTELAERVGLSLSPCHRRVRALEDSGVLLGYRAQLDPVALGLNFSAMVFATLREGDHAAVEAFEAALVQIPQIVDAQRLFGEPDYLLHVITQDLPAFQRLYDDSLSTLPNVQRLTSTLVMKRVVQDRLLPL from the coding sequence ATGGATAGAATTGACCGGAATATTCTTGCCGAGCTGCAAAAGGACGGCCGCTTGTCCGTCACGGAACTGGCGGAGCGCGTGGGCTTGAGCCTGTCGCCCTGTCATCGTCGGGTGCGGGCACTGGAAGACTCCGGGGTGTTGCTCGGCTATCGCGCGCAACTGGACCCGGTTGCGCTGGGGCTGAATTTCTCGGCGATGGTGTTTGCCACCCTGCGCGAAGGTGATCATGCGGCGGTCGAGGCTTTTGAAGCGGCGCTGGTGCAGATCCCGCAAATCGTCGACGCTCAGCGATTGTTTGGCGAACCGGATTACCTGTTGCACGTGATTACCCAGGATCTGCCGGCGTTTCAGCGGCTCTACGACGACAGCCTTTCGACCTTGCCCAATGTGCAACGACTGACGTCGACGCTGGTGATGAAACGCGTGGTGCAGGATCGGCTGCTGCCCTTGTAA
- a CDS encoding alpha/beta fold hydrolase has protein sequence MPRRLLTAVALLVLSIQAHADVTPFPSSFKTQDIKVEGATMHVRVGGKGPAVVLLHGFGDTGDMWAPLAADLARDHTVVVPDLRGMGLSSIAQDGYDKKTQAADIRGVLSALKIEHSVVIGHDIGTMVAFAYAARYPQLTDRLVVMDAPVPGITPWNDIVRSPMLWHFDFGGADMERLVAGRERIYLDRFWNEFAGTPAKVDEGTRQHYAKLYARPGAMHAAFAQFRSIRQDAIDNAPVLQQKLTMPVLAVGGEKSFGNNEAIVMRNAADNVTEVVIPAAGHWLMEEAPTPTIKAVRDFIAM, from the coding sequence ATGCCCCGTCGCTTGCTGACCGCTGTTGCTCTGCTCGTCTTGAGTATTCAAGCCCACGCAGACGTCACACCATTTCCTTCATCTTTCAAAACCCAGGACATCAAAGTCGAAGGCGCAACAATGCACGTCCGCGTCGGCGGTAAAGGCCCTGCCGTGGTGCTGTTGCATGGTTTCGGCGACACCGGCGACATGTGGGCACCGCTGGCGGCGGATCTGGCGCGTGACCACACGGTGGTAGTGCCGGATCTGCGCGGCATGGGTTTGTCGTCGATTGCGCAGGATGGTTACGACAAAAAGACTCAGGCCGCTGACATTCGCGGGGTGTTGAGCGCGCTGAAAATCGAACACTCAGTGGTGATCGGTCACGACATCGGCACCATGGTCGCCTTCGCCTATGCCGCGCGCTATCCGCAACTCACCGATCGGCTGGTGGTGATGGACGCGCCCGTGCCCGGCATCACGCCGTGGAACGACATCGTCCGCTCGCCGATGCTCTGGCACTTCGACTTCGGCGGCGCCGACATGGAGCGTTTGGTAGCCGGGCGCGAGCGCATCTACCTCGACCGCTTCTGGAACGAGTTCGCCGGCACCCCCGCCAAGGTCGACGAAGGCACCCGTCAGCACTACGCCAAACTCTACGCCCGCCCCGGAGCGATGCACGCCGCGTTCGCCCAGTTCCGCAGCATCCGTCAGGACGCCATCGACAACGCGCCGGTTCTGCAACAGAAACTGACCATGCCGGTGCTGGCTGTCGGCGGTGAGAAGTCCTTCGGCAACAACGAAGCCATCGTCATGCGCAACGCCGCCGACAACGTCACCGAAGTGGTGATCCCGGCCGCCGGACACTGGCTGATGGAAGAAGCACCGACCCCAACCATCAAGGCCGTACGCGACTTTATCGCGATGTGA
- a CDS encoding LysE family translocator, whose product MSFSTLAAFWAVSILFVITPGADWAYAISAGLKHRVVLPAVGGLLSGHLLATLIVAAGVGTLVASHPVALAVLTVTGAGYLLWLGANLLARPTTPHADTSQASDAWTRWAFKGFCVSGLNPKVFLLFLALLPQFADTHAAWPVPLQMVALGLVHTVSCAVIYLLVGFGSQVVLRARPAAARRVSQWSGGLMIIIALALLIEQLCA is encoded by the coding sequence ATGAGCTTCAGCACACTGGCTGCGTTCTGGGCGGTATCGATATTGTTCGTCATCACCCCTGGCGCGGATTGGGCCTATGCAATTTCCGCAGGTTTGAAGCATCGTGTGGTTCTGCCCGCCGTGGGCGGATTGTTATCCGGTCATTTACTGGCGACCCTGATCGTTGCCGCTGGCGTCGGCACGTTAGTCGCCAGCCATCCAGTAGCATTGGCGGTACTGACCGTGACTGGCGCGGGTTATCTGCTGTGGCTGGGCGCCAATCTGCTGGCCCGCCCTACTACGCCGCATGCCGACACCAGTCAGGCCAGCGACGCCTGGACACGCTGGGCCTTCAAGGGATTTTGCGTCAGCGGCCTGAACCCGAAAGTCTTTCTGCTGTTTCTCGCATTGCTGCCGCAATTTGCCGACACCCACGCAGCGTGGCCGGTGCCCTTGCAGATGGTTGCGCTCGGGCTGGTGCATACCGTGAGCTGCGCGGTGATTTACCTGCTGGTCGGCTTCGGCTCGCAAGTGGTGTTGCGAGCGCGCCCTGCCGCTGCGCGCCGGGTCAGTCAATGGTCTGGCGGACTGATGATCATCATTGCGTTGGCACTGTTGATCGAACAACTGTGTGCCTGA
- a CDS encoding AraC family transcriptional regulator produces the protein MPGTDTIATWAQVIARTLEAQGIDAAPLLREAGISRCHLHDPDQRIALPVMSAFWRAARRVSDDECFGLQVAQHSYPTDFHGLFFAAQSSSTVIEALQRGVRFAPVITTSAAMSLVRGPHTTRMVYGVAVGAEVEQIATEASIACAVRFTRQTWVDLPIVHGVRLARPAPQDPQRWTRLLGCPIRFNAGENAIEYSNRWLDAPLTTGNHAVAQGLDSVLNAYLERQRRLNLPERVRGAIIRYLPLGEVQQSRVADELGMSVRNLHRHLLKHDSSFKALLDDCRRQLAFSYLRQTDCSINEICYRLGFNEPSSFNRAFRRWTGESPGKWRRDDVPSLPERYVPPPPASASGRAISIAV, from the coding sequence ATGCCAGGCACCGATACCATTGCCACCTGGGCCCAAGTCATCGCCCGCACGCTGGAAGCACAGGGCATCGACGCTGCCCCGCTGCTGCGCGAGGCCGGTATCAGTCGTTGTCATCTGCATGATCCCGACCAGCGCATCGCCCTCCCCGTCATGAGTGCATTCTGGCGGGCGGCGCGGCGCGTCAGTGATGACGAATGCTTTGGCCTGCAGGTGGCGCAGCACAGTTATCCGACCGACTTCCATGGGCTGTTTTTCGCCGCTCAAAGCAGCTCGACGGTGATCGAGGCATTGCAGCGCGGCGTGCGTTTTGCGCCGGTGATCACCACGTCGGCGGCGATGAGTCTGGTGCGCGGCCCGCACACCACGCGCATGGTTTACGGGGTGGCCGTCGGCGCCGAGGTGGAGCAGATCGCCACCGAAGCGTCGATTGCCTGCGCGGTACGCTTCACCCGCCAGACCTGGGTCGATCTGCCCATCGTGCACGGCGTGCGCCTGGCTCGCCCGGCGCCACAGGATCCGCAGCGCTGGACGCGATTGCTCGGTTGTCCGATCCGCTTCAATGCCGGCGAAAACGCCATCGAATACAGCAATCGCTGGCTGGATGCACCGCTGACCACGGGCAATCACGCGGTGGCCCAGGGACTGGACAGCGTGCTCAACGCTTACCTTGAACGCCAGCGCCGCCTGAACCTGCCGGAGCGCGTGCGCGGTGCGATTATTCGCTACTTGCCGCTGGGCGAAGTGCAGCAAAGTCGAGTCGCCGATGAACTCGGCATGAGCGTGCGCAACCTGCATCGACACTTGCTCAAGCACGACAGCAGTTTCAAGGCATTGCTCGACGATTGCCGTCGACAACTGGCGTTCAGTTACCTGCGGCAGACCGACTGCTCGATCAACGAAATCTGCTATCGACTGGGCTTCAATGAGCCGAGCAGTTTCAATCGCGCGTTCCGTCGCTGGACCGGCGAAAGCCCCGGCAAATGGCGCCGCGACGATGTGCCGTCATTGCCGGAACGTTATGTGCCACCACCGCCTGCTTCAGCCTCCGGGCGGGCGATCTCGATAGCCGTTTGA
- a CDS encoding GNAT family N-acetyltransferase, with translation MDEVITYRTATVEDALSMCELGQLLNSVHHAARPDIYAAATEDFSRDLPHWSGIFEKPGSVAFIAHVGERAAAFITANLSASVGPLMQPQNVVRIGSVCVAEQFWGQGIGLALIQRVKDWAVEHGASDLRLTVWPFNERAARIYTEFGFETRAFEMGMRLA, from the coding sequence ATGGATGAAGTCATTACCTACCGAACCGCCACCGTCGAAGATGCGCTGTCGATGTGCGAGCTGGGCCAATTGCTCAATTCGGTCCACCACGCCGCCCGCCCCGACATCTACGCCGCCGCCACCGAAGATTTTTCCCGTGACTTGCCACACTGGTCGGGAATTTTCGAGAAGCCGGGGAGCGTGGCGTTCATCGCCCATGTCGGCGAGCGGGCAGCGGCGTTCATTACTGCGAATCTGTCGGCCAGTGTCGGGCCGTTGATGCAGCCGCAGAACGTCGTGCGTATTGGCTCGGTGTGTGTCGCGGAACAGTTCTGGGGCCAGGGCATCGGTCTGGCGCTGATTCAGCGGGTGAAAGACTGGGCCGTCGAGCACGGGGCCAGCGATTTGCGCCTGACCGTCTGGCCGTTCAACGAACGCGCGGCACGCATTTATACCGAGTTCGGCTTCGAGACGCGTGCATTCGAGATGGGCATGCGTCTGGCGTGA
- a CDS encoding ABC transporter substrate-binding protein, whose protein sequence is MAEPVKEIRIAVPDISAGPTPSGAGIVDVLRDRQTLEKEFEKDGIKIRWDFFKGAGPAINEALANNQEDFAYLGDLPAIIGKAGGLDTRLLSATARDVKLYLAVQPGSGITTLEALKGKRVAIFRGTATQLSFASALAHQGLQESDYKVVNLDYNAANAALAAKQIDATWSGAGVIALKARGLAELPLTTVDLDGAGSMQAVLLGRGAFVDAHPELVGRLIKAQQPAITWLRNDEHKQDYINLVSKLASFPADILTTDAKDQSLVKIFAPQLDAPFLDNLQRSVDLALNAKLIRKGFEVKNWAQPSFINAALQSTDAASQTPQASR, encoded by the coding sequence ATGGCCGAACCGGTCAAAGAAATCCGCATCGCCGTGCCGGACATCAGTGCTGGCCCGACGCCCAGTGGCGCCGGGATCGTCGATGTGTTGCGTGATCGGCAAACGCTGGAGAAAGAGTTTGAGAAGGACGGCATCAAGATTCGCTGGGACTTCTTCAAAGGCGCAGGGCCGGCGATCAATGAAGCGTTGGCCAACAATCAGGAAGACTTCGCTTACCTCGGCGATTTGCCGGCAATCATCGGCAAGGCCGGTGGTCTCGACACGCGTTTGCTCAGTGCAACCGCCCGTGACGTGAAGCTTTATCTGGCGGTGCAGCCGGGTTCGGGCATCACCACGCTCGAAGCGTTGAAGGGCAAGCGTGTGGCGATCTTTCGCGGCACCGCCACCCAATTGTCGTTTGCTTCGGCGCTGGCCCATCAAGGTTTGCAAGAGAGCGACTACAAGGTGGTCAACCTCGACTACAACGCCGCCAACGCGGCGCTGGCGGCCAAACAAATCGACGCGACCTGGTCCGGAGCCGGGGTGATTGCGCTCAAGGCACGCGGCCTCGCCGAGCTGCCGCTGACCACTGTCGACCTCGATGGCGCCGGCAGCATGCAAGCCGTGCTGTTGGGGCGCGGCGCGTTTGTCGACGCGCATCCGGAACTGGTCGGGCGATTGATCAAGGCACAGCAACCGGCGATCACCTGGTTGCGCAACGACGAGCACAAACAGGACTACATTAATCTCGTGTCGAAACTGGCCAGTTTCCCCGCAGACATTCTCACCACCGATGCCAAAGATCAGTCGCTGGTGAAAATCTTCGCGCCGCAGCTCGACGCACCGTTCCTCGACAACTTGCAGCGCAGTGTGGATCTGGCGCTCAACGCGAAACTGATCCGCAAAGGTTTCGAGGTGAAGAACTGGGCTCAACCGAGCTTCATCAATGCCGCACTGCAATCAACCGACGCCGCTTCGCAAACCCCACAAGCCAGCCGTTAA
- a CDS encoding glutathione S-transferase C-terminal domain-containing protein — MTTLFIFPGACSFAAHVVIHELQLPISVERVTFGDPDSPYRQINPTGRVPALLLDNKTLLTENTAILPYLADLKPGTELFAPAGSVERAQIQGWLGYVATEVHVAAFRPINRPERYSADEAAFPGIRERALQQLANALKPIEAHLAQADYLIGNRFTVADAYLGVFLGWSARVGVLGDFPALQAALGRFRARESVVQTLAAEGLA; from the coding sequence ATGACCACCCTGTTCATTTTTCCTGGTGCCTGCTCGTTCGCCGCCCATGTGGTGATTCACGAATTGCAACTGCCGATCAGCGTCGAGCGGGTGACGTTCGGCGACCCGGATTCGCCATACCGACAGATCAACCCGACCGGTCGTGTGCCCGCGCTATTGCTCGATAACAAAACCCTGCTGACTGAAAACACCGCGATTCTGCCTTATCTCGCCGACCTGAAACCCGGCACGGAATTGTTTGCGCCGGCGGGTTCAGTCGAGCGTGCGCAGATTCAAGGCTGGCTCGGTTACGTGGCGACCGAGGTGCACGTCGCCGCGTTTCGCCCGATCAATCGGCCCGAGCGTTACAGCGCCGATGAGGCGGCATTCCCCGGGATCCGCGAGCGCGCGTTGCAACAACTGGCAAACGCACTGAAGCCGATTGAGGCGCATCTGGCGCAGGCGGATTATCTGATCGGCAATCGTTTTACCGTGGCGGACGCCTACCTCGGCGTGTTCCTCGGCTGGAGCGCCCGCGTCGGTGTGTTGGGCGACTTCCCTGCGCTGCAAGCCGCGCTCGGGCGCTTCCGTGCACGCGAATCGGTGGTGCAGACACTGGCTGCCGAAGGCCTCGCCTGA
- a CDS encoding gamma-glutamylcyclotransferase family protein has product MEHLFVYGTLGPGRPNEHVMLNIGGTWQSASLKGRLAQAGWGAQMGFPGLVLADDGDVIEGFVFSSGNFHAHWAALDEFEGAEYQRVLTQVTLADGSVMEACVYALR; this is encoded by the coding sequence GTGGAGCATCTATTCGTTTATGGAACCCTGGGGCCGGGGCGACCGAATGAGCACGTCATGTTGAACATCGGCGGCACCTGGCAATCGGCTTCGCTCAAGGGTCGTCTGGCGCAAGCGGGCTGGGGCGCGCAAATGGGCTTTCCGGGGCTGGTGTTGGCCGACGATGGCGATGTGATTGAGGGCTTCGTGTTTTCTTCCGGGAATTTTCACGCTCATTGGGCGGCGCTTGATGAGTTTGAAGGGGCTGAGTATCAGCGTGTTTTGACGCAGGTGACGTTGGCTGATGGTTCGGTCATGGAAGCCTGCGTTTACGCCCTTCGATAG
- a CDS encoding DUF2986 domain-containing protein, protein MNRQKKLKQLFKEKAKKASAKLAPKKPKYISKAERAKMEAEGLVVESGQ, encoded by the coding sequence ATGAATCGTCAGAAGAAATTGAAGCAGTTGTTCAAGGAAAAGGCCAAGAAGGCCAGCGCGAAATTGGCGCCGAAGAAGCCGAAGTACATTAGTAAGGCTGAGCGGGCGAAGATGGAGGCTGAGGGGCTGGTGGTGGAGTCGGGCCAATGA
- a CDS encoding class I SAM-dependent methyltransferase produces the protein MSNAWNEGYFTDEGYTYSYSREINPVFQRYCLLLRGFASLDSADGYHCELGFGQGVSINIHATANPGGFVGTDFHPGQAAHAVELANLGNNGAQLYDDSFEQLLARDDLPQFDSISLHGIWTWVSRDNQKLIVEFARRHLKPGGHLYVSYNAFPGWSPSAPLRQLFSLHDRFANHSTRADQRIDAALQFSEALLAANPKYAIAAPHLGARLQTIKGQDRQYVAHEYFNRDWNCMYFADMADALAPAKLDYATTATPLDSVDALNLSAEGLAFLEGIEHPLMREQARDYFVNQSFRRDLYVRGANRLSTVERRSRMLDTRFILLRPAESVASSVTGPAGEASLQPEIYGPLLDALAAQMYEAKTMQQLLAAVAPMAYDDLEQALAILVGMGAVAPCQSEAIEARVYERCAAFNLQLCKRSLYNANIQVLSSPVTGGGVTVSRFQQLFLISIRQGKQHPSEWAQLVWSVIAEQNEVLIKDGKTLTTAEENIAELIEQAQAFAEQSLIILSALKIV, from the coding sequence ATGAGCAACGCCTGGAACGAAGGCTATTTCACCGACGAAGGCTACACCTACAGCTATAGCCGGGAGATCAATCCGGTGTTCCAGCGCTACTGCTTGTTGTTGCGTGGTTTTGCCAGTCTGGACAGTGCCGACGGTTATCACTGCGAACTCGGTTTTGGTCAGGGCGTGTCGATCAATATCCACGCCACGGCCAATCCGGGCGGCTTTGTCGGCACCGACTTCCATCCGGGCCAGGCCGCCCATGCCGTTGAGCTGGCAAACCTCGGCAACAACGGTGCGCAGCTGTACGACGACAGCTTCGAGCAACTGCTGGCGCGCGATGATCTGCCGCAGTTCGACAGCATCAGCCTGCATGGCATCTGGACCTGGGTCAGCCGTGACAATCAGAAGCTGATTGTCGAGTTCGCCCGGCGTCACCTCAAGCCGGGTGGTCATCTGTACGTCAGCTACAACGCGTTTCCGGGCTGGTCGCCTTCAGCGCCGTTGCGCCAACTGTTCAGTCTGCACGACCGCTTTGCCAATCACTCGACGCGCGCCGATCAGCGCATCGATGCCGCGCTGCAATTTTCCGAAGCGCTGCTGGCGGCCAACCCGAAATACGCCATTGCTGCACCGCATCTGGGCGCCAGGTTGCAGACCATCAAAGGCCAGGATCGCCAGTACGTCGCCCACGAATATTTCAATCGTGACTGGAATTGCATGTATTTCGCCGACATGGCCGACGCGTTGGCCCCGGCCAAGCTCGATTACGCTACGACGGCGACGCCGCTGGACTCGGTCGATGCACTCAACCTGAGCGCCGAAGGCCTGGCCTTTCTTGAAGGCATCGAGCATCCGCTGATGCGTGAGCAAGCGCGGGACTACTTCGTCAACCAGTCTTTCCGTCGCGATCTGTATGTGCGCGGCGCCAACCGGCTTAGCACCGTCGAGCGCCGCTCGCGCATGCTCGATACGCGGTTTATCCTGTTGCGCCCGGCAGAAAGCGTCGCGTCCAGCGTCACCGGCCCGGCGGGCGAAGCGTCACTGCAGCCAGAAATCTACGGCCCGCTGCTCGACGCACTGGCGGCGCAGATGTATGAAGCCAAAACCATGCAGCAGTTGCTCGCCGCGGTGGCGCCGATGGCCTATGACGATCTCGAGCAAGCCCTCGCCATTCTGGTCGGCATGGGCGCGGTAGCCCCCTGCCAGAGCGAAGCCATCGAGGCGCGGGTGTACGAACGCTGCGCCGCGTTCAACCTGCAACTGTGCAAACGCTCGCTGTACAACGCCAACATTCAAGTGCTGAGCAGCCCGGTCACCGGCGGTGGCGTCACGGTCAGCCGCTTCCAGCAACTGTTCCTGATTTCGATCCGGCAGGGCAAACAGCACCCGTCAGAGTGGGCGCAGTTGGTGTGGAGCGTCATCGCCGAACAGAACGAAGTGCTGATCAAGGACGGCAAAACGCTGACCACGGCCGAAGAAAACATCGCCGAGCTGATCGAACAGGCCCAGGCCTTTGCCGAGCAATCGCTGATTATTCTCAGTGCGTTGAAAATCGTCTGA
- a CDS encoding PLP-dependent aminotransferase family protein produces the protein MTTRKDASFAYQAVYHYLIGLIEAATGAGEQKLPSLRQLALRLGVSVSTTKYAYALLEDEGRIYAKAKFGYFTRAVASAPLSATSASLLDSVFASARQPGMLALSSDAPAMLLSLQSPLLMIERELTRQYPQSHAPLYQPFGEAELRAAVAERYTRSAKNFWQAEQVYIGADLRSVFELSLTALDLNGSVALVESPCSWAILRQLQAAKIRVIEIPLGDDGRFDLPALNEVLTREPVRLAVLSSTVNIPQGGLMPAEDKQQICRWLAEREIWLFENDTWGEFCFSPSAARYRDFADPDRLLVFSTFDKIIGAEAPYGYVLCRQQRAQLQRSFLERGFRLSTIRQKAIARLYLSKRIDPHLKTLQTLLLQRMQQMQALLEQHANGRWQMVVPHGGASFWLKVLPPIKMRQVFERLLAERIVIAPGEIFSQQGAWQQHLRLSYTLDWDKDIAQALTALAQAIDAAT, from the coding sequence GTGACGACACGCAAGGACGCTTCTTTCGCCTATCAGGCGGTCTATCACTACCTCATCGGTCTGATCGAGGCCGCCACCGGTGCCGGCGAGCAGAAACTGCCGTCTTTGCGCCAACTGGCGTTGCGCCTGGGTGTTTCGGTGTCGACGACCAAGTACGCCTATGCGCTCCTCGAAGACGAGGGACGGATTTACGCCAAAGCCAAGTTCGGCTATTTCACCCGCGCAGTAGCGTCAGCGCCGCTAAGTGCCACCTCGGCCAGCCTGCTCGACAGCGTGTTCGCCAGCGCCCGGCAGCCTGGCATGCTCGCGCTGAGCAGCGATGCCCCGGCGATGCTGCTGTCGCTGCAGAGCCCACTGTTGATGATCGAGCGCGAACTGACTCGCCAATACCCGCAGTCTCACGCGCCGCTTTATCAGCCATTCGGCGAAGCCGAATTGCGCGCTGCCGTGGCCGAACGCTACACCCGCTCCGCTAAAAATTTCTGGCAGGCCGAGCAGGTGTACATCGGCGCGGATTTGCGCAGTGTGTTCGAATTGTCGCTGACTGCGTTGGATCTCAATGGCAGCGTCGCACTGGTGGAATCGCCCTGCTCGTGGGCGATTTTGCGTCAGTTGCAGGCCGCGAAAATTCGTGTGATCGAAATCCCTCTCGGCGACGACGGGCGCTTTGACCTGCCCGCACTCAACGAAGTGCTCACGCGCGAACCGGTGCGCCTCGCCGTACTCTCATCGACGGTAAATATCCCCCAGGGCGGGCTGATGCCGGCAGAGGATAAACAGCAGATCTGTCGCTGGCTGGCCGAGCGCGAGATCTGGCTGTTTGAAAACGACACCTGGGGAGAATTCTGCTTCTCCCCCTCAGCCGCGCGCTATCGCGATTTTGCCGATCCGGACAGGCTGTTGGTGTTCTCGACCTTCGATAAGATCATCGGCGCCGAAGCCCCTTACGGCTATGTCCTGTGCCGCCAGCAACGGGCGCAATTGCAACGATCCTTTCTTGAACGCGGCTTTCGTCTCTCGACGATCCGACAGAAAGCCATCGCCAGGCTCTACCTGTCCAAACGCATCGACCCACACCTGAAAACGCTGCAGACGCTATTGCTGCAGCGCATGCAACAGATGCAGGCGTTGCTTGAGCAACACGCCAATGGCCGCTGGCAAATGGTCGTCCCGCACGGCGGTGCCAGTTTCTGGCTCAAGGTGTTGCCCCCGATAAAAATGCGGCAAGTGTTCGAGCGTTTGCTGGCCGAGCGCATCGTCATCGCCCCCGGGGAAATCTTCAGCCAGCAAGGGGCGTGGCAGCAGCACCTGCGCCTGAGCTACACCCTCGACTGGGACAAGGACATTGCCCAGGCGCTGACAGCACTGGCTCAGGCTATCGACGCAGCAACCTAG
- the panB gene encoding 3-methyl-2-oxobutanoate hydroxymethyltransferase, translated as MSLHLRTKRLTVPQLVAMKGQEKIVSLTAYSSAIAKLIDPIVDFILVGDSTAMVGYGRPSTLSMQLEEIIGHTRAVVDSTRLACVIADMPFGSYQESHEQAFRNCAQVLARTGCDAVKLEANKALASTVEFLVARGIPVMAHVGLMPQFVNVMGGFKAQGLTAETGALIAEDARANLDAGAFSLVLEGVAEGVARQITLESKMPTIGIGASPACDGQVLVTEDVLGLSGEQPPRFVKQYADVGAVIRDACARFADDVRDGRFPEARHCYGL; from the coding sequence ATGAGCCTTCATTTGCGCACCAAGCGCCTGACCGTGCCGCAATTGGTGGCGATGAAAGGCCAGGAGAAAATCGTTTCCCTGACGGCGTATTCCAGCGCGATCGCCAAGCTGATCGATCCCATCGTCGACTTTATTCTGGTCGGTGATTCCACGGCCATGGTCGGTTACGGCCGTCCCTCGACGTTGAGCATGCAGCTTGAGGAAATCATCGGCCACACCCGCGCGGTGGTCGATAGCACGCGGCTGGCCTGCGTGATTGCCGACATGCCGTTTGGCAGTTATCAGGAATCCCATGAGCAGGCGTTTCGCAATTGTGCGCAGGTGCTGGCCCGCACCGGTTGCGATGCGGTCAAGCTGGAAGCCAACAAGGCCTTGGCGTCGACCGTCGAATTTCTCGTGGCGCGCGGTATTCCGGTGATGGCGCACGTCGGGTTGATGCCGCAATTCGTCAACGTCATGGGCGGCTTCAAGGCGCAGGGCCTGACCGCTGAAACCGGCGCACTGATTGCCGAAGACGCCCGGGCCAATCTCGATGCCGGCGCCTTCAGTCTGGTGCTCGAAGGCGTGGCTGAAGGGGTAGCCCGGCAGATCACTCTGGAGTCGAAAATGCCCACCATCGGCATTGGCGCCTCGCCAGCCTGCGACGGGCAGGTGCTGGTCACCGAAGATGTCCTCGGCCTGAGCGGTGAGCAGCCGCCGCGCTTCGTCAAACAATACGCCGATGTCGGCGCGGTGATTCGGGATGCGTGCGCGCGTTTTGCCGACGATGTGCGCGATGGCCGGTTTCCGGAGGCGCGGCATTGTTATGGGTTGTGA